One Mauremys mutica isolate MM-2020 ecotype Southern chromosome 9, ASM2049712v1, whole genome shotgun sequence DNA segment encodes these proteins:
- the ANAPC13 gene encoding anaphase-promoting complex subunit 13 encodes MDSEVQRDGRILDLIDDAWREDKLPYEDVAIPLNELPEPEQDNGGTTESVKEQEMKWTDLALQYLHENVPPTGN; translated from the exons ATGGACAGTGAAGTGCAGAGGGATGGAAGAATCCTGGATTTGATTGATGATGCATGGAGAGAAGATAAATTACCCTATGAGGATGTAGCAATACCATTG AATGAGCTTCCTGAACCAGAACAAGATAATGGTGGCACAACAGAGTCAGTGAAAGAACAAGAAATGAAATGGACAGACTTGGCTTTGCAATATTTGCATGAAAATGTTCCCCCAACAGGAAACTAG